Proteins encoded by one window of Tunturibacter psychrotolerans:
- a CDS encoding glycosyltransferase family 4 protein, translated as MHLAERGLNVTVLTRVENRDKIETYRVAHPRENLSFGYVTVPINAFKPGSGMHYALWQFLAVRVARSLNRRQHFDVVHHVAYSSIHVPTQLWRLGIPTVFGPVGGGQTAPPSMLAYFGSDSQAERRRTLLTKTLRYSPFHKRWLGKMSAVLAANSDTLELIRKMGRPDVRLQADIGVAADYLAVEPKRFRPDASPLRLIWVGRMLPRKALPLALDAFAKVQHDAVLTIVGSGLEEPILREMIAKRGLSDRVEWAGRRLTPEEVRAAYLEQDLFLFTSLRDTNGIQLVEAMALGLPVITLDLHGARDAVPNEAGIKVPVTTPAEVTSNLAEAIDRFASMSVEQKNAMSRAGWNFAQTCTWSSRAAKAEILYKELTGQRPSGALSAASDSEMLKGRT; from the coding sequence ATGCATCTTGCAGAGCGCGGGCTGAATGTCACGGTGCTTACCCGCGTAGAGAATCGAGACAAAATCGAAACGTACCGCGTCGCTCACCCTAGAGAAAATCTTTCCTTCGGATACGTGACAGTTCCTATCAATGCGTTCAAGCCTGGGAGCGGTATGCACTACGCGCTATGGCAATTTCTTGCCGTCAGAGTAGCGAGGTCTCTAAATCGCCGTCAGCATTTCGACGTTGTGCACCACGTCGCTTATTCGAGCATTCATGTACCAACTCAACTTTGGCGTTTAGGCATTCCAACGGTGTTCGGTCCAGTTGGCGGCGGACAGACGGCCCCTCCCAGTATGCTCGCTTATTTCGGCTCTGATTCACAGGCGGAGCGACGAAGAACCCTACTGACGAAGACGCTTCGCTACTCTCCGTTTCACAAACGATGGCTGGGAAAGATGAGCGCCGTATTGGCTGCGAATAGCGACACTTTGGAACTGATAAGGAAAATGGGACGACCGGACGTCCGGCTCCAGGCCGACATCGGAGTAGCGGCAGATTATCTGGCTGTGGAACCGAAGCGTTTTAGACCCGATGCTTCCCCGCTTCGCCTTATATGGGTGGGAAGAATGTTGCCGCGCAAGGCACTTCCGCTGGCACTTGACGCGTTCGCCAAGGTCCAACATGACGCGGTGCTCACCATCGTTGGGAGTGGACTTGAGGAGCCGATATTGAGGGAGATGATCGCCAAGCGGGGATTGAGCGATCGAGTTGAATGGGCGGGAAGGCGCCTGACCCCTGAGGAGGTACGGGCTGCTTACCTTGAGCAAGATCTATTCCTGTTTACAAGCCTGCGCGACACAAATGGCATACAGTTGGTCGAGGCGATGGCACTTGGTTTGCCGGTAATTACTCTCGATTTACATGGGGCGAGAGATGCGGTACCCAATGAAGCGGGAATCAAAGTACCGGTTACGACACCAGCTGAAGTGACAAGCAATCTCGCAGAGGCTATCGATCGCTTTGCTTCGATGAGTGTTGAGCAGAAAAATGCAATGTCTCGCGCCGGCTGGAATTTCGCGCAAACATGTACTTGGAGCAGTCGTGCCGCAAAGGCAGAGATTCTCTATAAAGAGCTGACGGGACAGCGGCCCAGCGGCGCTTTATCGGCGGCATCGGATAGTGAAATGTTGAAAGGACGCACGTAG
- a CDS encoding uroporphyrinogen-III synthase: protein MPILTNKRILITRTRHQASELATQLEALGATPILIPTIEIAPPETYAPLDAALTCLRTYDWLVFTSANAVEAFHRRAQFQRLTQLPRHIAVIGPATLRAANNIGLTVDLVPPQYIAESLAEALLPEASGKSFLLVRAAEARDTIPEALTAAGAIVTIAEAYRNQIPVDSIPALQAIFSAPANYPDAISFTSASTARNLIALLETAGLTLPPDIILASIGPVTSQTLRDLGYEPTLEAAEATIPDLVRSLLTKLT, encoded by the coding sequence ATGCCAATCCTGACCAACAAACGCATCCTCATCACCCGCACACGCCACCAGGCCTCCGAACTGGCAACGCAACTGGAAGCTCTCGGCGCGACCCCCATCCTCATCCCCACCATCGAGATCGCCCCACCCGAAACCTACGCACCTCTCGACGCCGCCCTCACCTGTCTCCGCACCTACGACTGGCTCGTCTTCACCAGTGCCAACGCCGTCGAAGCCTTCCATCGTCGTGCCCAGTTCCAGCGCCTCACCCAACTCCCCAGACACATCGCTGTCATCGGCCCCGCCACCCTGCGCGCCGCCAACAATATCGGCCTCACCGTCGATCTCGTCCCCCCGCAATACATCGCCGAATCTCTCGCCGAAGCGCTCCTCCCCGAGGCCTCCGGCAAATCCTTCCTCCTAGTCCGCGCTGCCGAAGCTCGCGACACAATCCCCGAAGCCCTCACCGCCGCCGGAGCCATCGTCACCATCGCCGAAGCCTACCGCAACCAGATTCCCGTCGACTCGATCCCCGCGCTTCAAGCCATCTTCAGCGCCCCCGCAAACTATCCCGACGCCATCAGCTTCACCAGCGCCTCGACAGCCCGCAACCTCATCGCACTGCTCGAGACCGCCGGCCTCACCCTCCCGCCAGACATCATTCTCGCATCCATAGGCCCGGTCACCAGCCAAACCCTTCGCGACCTCGGCTATGAACCCACCCTCGAAGCCGCCGAAGCCACCATCCCCGACCTCGTCCGATCCCTTCTAACCAAACTCACCTAA
- a CDS encoding WecB/TagA/CpsF family glycosyltransferase, with translation MIGSDQPRVNILGVGVSAISMESALEQSEALLARGDKGYICVTGVHGIIEAQSDESFRTILNRSFICAPDGMPTVWLGHLHGFRHMTRVYGPDFMANLCERSVRSGYRHFLYGGKPGVAEELRAELLRRFPGMQIVGTYTPPFRPLNAEEEQDLALQLKASQADILWCGLSTPKQERFISAYLDRLPVKLMVGVGAAFDLLSGNLDEAPDWMKQSGLQWLYRLIKEPKRLWRRYLINNPRFIWLSFLQLSRFRRYSV, from the coding sequence ATGATTGGCAGCGATCAGCCACGAGTCAACATCCTCGGTGTAGGCGTCAGCGCGATTTCCATGGAGAGCGCCCTTGAGCAGAGCGAAGCTCTATTGGCCCGCGGAGACAAAGGTTACATCTGTGTCACCGGCGTTCACGGCATCATCGAGGCCCAGTCCGACGAATCCTTTCGAACGATCCTCAACAGGTCTTTCATCTGCGCTCCCGATGGGATGCCGACCGTCTGGCTAGGCCACCTCCATGGCTTCAGGCATATGACCCGCGTCTACGGCCCGGACTTCATGGCAAATCTCTGCGAGCGTTCCGTGCGGAGCGGTTACCGCCACTTTCTCTACGGTGGCAAGCCAGGCGTCGCCGAGGAGTTGCGAGCGGAACTGCTTCGTCGTTTTCCCGGCATGCAGATCGTTGGCACCTATACGCCGCCCTTTCGACCCCTCAACGCCGAAGAGGAGCAGGACTTGGCTCTCCAACTTAAAGCGTCTCAAGCCGACATCCTTTGGTGCGGTTTGAGCACGCCAAAACAAGAGCGTTTTATCTCCGCCTACCTCGACCGTTTACCCGTAAAGCTAATGGTTGGTGTCGGCGCAGCCTTCGACCTTCTGAGCGGCAATCTCGACGAGGCACCCGACTGGATGAAGCAATCCGGTCTCCAGTGGCTCTACCGGCTCATCAAAGAGCCAAAGCGTCTCTGGCGTCGTTACCTCATCAACAATCCGCGATTCATCTGGCTCAGTTTCTTGCAGCTATCCCGATTCAGACGCTACTCCGTCTGA
- a CDS encoding class I SAM-dependent methyltransferase has product MSEVDYSVGQKCPLCSGGNIEIYIDAKGGTLAADALGSSRTNVTHGKILRCQSCRFVFSEFRPADEELHTLYRQMDPTVYEKEAPGRLKTAERHLKMVGRHISGGKLVDVGCASGSFLAVAAEAGWAVTGVEPSEVLAKRAKEALRGRGEVYCSTLQEANLARASFDALTLWDVLEHVTDPVSFLGDCAGLLKPGGYLFANLPDISSIQARVLGERWPLLLAEHLNYFDRDTLKLCGEKNGLKWVAFDRRPASFTLEYILYRLSQHRIPASEFGYRMVQKNALGSMSIPIYLGETFAVWTRS; this is encoded by the coding sequence ATGTCCGAAGTTGACTATTCTGTGGGACAGAAGTGCCCGTTGTGTTCAGGTGGGAACATAGAGATCTATATTGACGCGAAGGGTGGGACCCTTGCCGCAGACGCGCTGGGATCATCGCGGACGAACGTGACTCACGGAAAGATTCTTCGTTGCCAGTCGTGCCGATTTGTTTTCTCCGAGTTTCGGCCTGCGGATGAGGAGCTTCACACGCTTTATCGGCAGATGGACCCTACCGTGTACGAGAAGGAAGCGCCGGGGCGACTGAAGACTGCCGAGCGGCATTTGAAGATGGTGGGGCGACATATCTCGGGCGGGAAACTGGTGGACGTCGGATGCGCGTCGGGTTCATTTCTTGCTGTTGCCGCAGAGGCGGGATGGGCGGTAACCGGAGTGGAGCCTTCGGAGGTACTCGCAAAGCGCGCTAAAGAGGCGCTTCGCGGTCGCGGCGAAGTGTACTGCTCTACGCTTCAGGAGGCGAATCTTGCTCGCGCGTCTTTCGATGCGCTTACCCTGTGGGATGTGCTGGAGCATGTCACCGACCCGGTGTCCTTTTTAGGTGATTGCGCAGGCTTGCTGAAACCTGGGGGATATCTGTTTGCGAATCTGCCGGATATCAGCAGCATTCAGGCCAGAGTGCTTGGCGAGCGCTGGCCTTTGCTTCTTGCAGAACATCTGAATTATTTTGACCGGGATACTCTGAAGCTTTGCGGAGAGAAGAATGGCTTGAAGTGGGTGGCCTTCGATCGTCGCCCGGCTTCGTTTACGTTGGAATATATTCTCTACCGGCTGTCGCAGCATCGGATTCCTGCGAGCGAGTTCGGATATCGCATGGTGCAGAAAAACGCTTTGGGCAGTATGAGTATTCCGATCTACCTGGGAGAGACGTTCGCGGTGTGGACGCGGTCTTAG
- the nth gene encoding endonuclease III: MAKTTVVRTAAKAKAVVGAKARAIAKSEPVAAKKKIGKTVNPLAPERIAAILDALRKTYPGVVCALNHKGAWELTVATILSAQCTDVRVNLVTPALFKAFSTPKAMAAASLPELEDLIRTTGFFRNKAKSIQGAARVVTEEFGGKVPQTMEEILTLPGVARKTGNVVLGSWFNIAVGVVVDTHVMRLSKRLELTKETAPEKVEKDLMKIIPQDRWIAFSHELIHHGRQICVARKPKCVDCTLERLCNSGDKTWSSH; the protein is encoded by the coding sequence ATGGCGAAGACTACCGTTGTTCGAACTGCTGCGAAGGCTAAGGCTGTGGTTGGGGCGAAGGCGCGGGCTATTGCGAAGTCTGAGCCTGTCGCAGCTAAGAAGAAAATCGGAAAGACAGTGAATCCGCTGGCGCCGGAGCGGATTGCGGCGATTCTGGATGCACTGCGGAAGACTTATCCAGGAGTGGTTTGCGCGCTGAATCACAAAGGCGCGTGGGAGCTGACGGTGGCTACGATTTTGTCGGCGCAATGTACCGATGTGCGGGTGAATCTGGTGACTCCGGCGCTGTTCAAGGCGTTTTCTACACCGAAGGCGATGGCTGCTGCTTCCCTCCCCGAGCTCGAAGATCTGATTCGGACGACTGGTTTTTTTCGCAATAAAGCGAAGTCGATTCAGGGTGCGGCTCGAGTGGTGACCGAGGAGTTTGGGGGGAAGGTGCCTCAGACGATGGAGGAGATACTCACGCTTCCGGGGGTGGCTCGGAAGACGGGCAACGTGGTGCTCGGGTCATGGTTCAACATTGCGGTGGGTGTTGTTGTCGATACGCATGTCATGCGGCTGTCGAAGCGGCTGGAACTGACCAAGGAGACTGCTCCTGAGAAGGTGGAGAAAGATCTGATGAAGATCATTCCGCAGGATCGGTGGATCGCGTTTTCGCATGAGCTGATTCATCATGGCCGGCAGATCTGTGTAGCGCGGAAACCGAAATGTGTGGACTGTACGCTGGAGAGGCTTTGCAACTCCGGGGATAAGACGTGGAGTTCCCATTGA
- a CDS encoding chlorite dismutase family protein produces the protein MSNTATDATATTAINDNSASASSSSAASIAAPGQVGRPASSYGAAPHDPSKPAVKRQIVCFSFYKVMPEWRRLPADEKAKHKAAFADVLTKWNKPGEFVSLTYSTIGTRGDVDMCVWSIGYGVDELNEMRSELMRTPLGGYLNSPHNFLAMTKRSQYQIDRPDESEGEGRGAIRPGGQKYIFIYPFWKTRPWYLLPATERKRLMDEHIRIGLMYPRVKLNTTYSFGIDDQEFVVAFETNFPEDFLDLVQQLRETEISMYTLQDTPIFSCVRVPAAEMLDRLG, from the coding sequence ATGTCGAATACTGCTACCGATGCCACTGCTACTACTGCTATCAATGACAACTCCGCTTCTGCAAGCTCCTCTTCTGCGGCTTCCATTGCAGCCCCTGGCCAAGTGGGAAGGCCCGCAAGCAGCTATGGCGCGGCCCCGCATGATCCGTCGAAGCCGGCGGTGAAGCGGCAGATTGTTTGCTTCAGCTTCTATAAGGTGATGCCTGAGTGGCGGAGACTGCCTGCGGACGAGAAGGCGAAGCATAAGGCGGCGTTTGCCGATGTGCTGACGAAGTGGAATAAGCCGGGGGAGTTTGTTTCGTTGACGTACTCGACGATTGGGACGCGGGGCGATGTGGATATGTGCGTCTGGTCGATTGGGTATGGCGTGGATGAGTTGAATGAGATGCGCAGTGAGTTGATGAGGACGCCGCTTGGTGGGTATCTGAATTCGCCGCATAACTTTCTCGCGATGACGAAGCGCTCGCAGTATCAGATTGATCGTCCGGATGAGAGCGAGGGCGAAGGGCGTGGCGCGATTCGTCCGGGGGGACAGAAGTACATCTTTATCTATCCGTTCTGGAAGACGCGGCCCTGGTATTTGCTGCCTGCTACAGAGCGGAAACGGCTGATGGATGAGCATATTCGGATTGGGCTGATGTATCCGCGGGTGAAGCTGAATACGACTTACTCGTTCGGGATCGACGACCAGGAATTTGTGGTGGCGTTTGAGACAAACTTTCCGGAGGACTTTCTGGATCTCGTGCAGCAGCTTCGGGAGACTGAGATCAGTATGTATACCCTGCAGGACACGCCGATCTTCAGCTGTGTAAGGGTTCCGGCGGCGGAGATGCTGGACCGGTTGGGTTAG
- a CDS encoding ABC transporter permease: MQDIWVALRQFYKSPGFAITVVLTIALGIGANTAIFTLVHAVLMKSLPVADPKTLFRVGDLDDCCVNGGYINDNGDFDMYSYELYKHLQETTPEFERLAAMQAGGEQKTTRRGSEPAKSERAQYVSGNFFTTFGIGPFVGRMLTDADDMPGAAPAVVMSYQAWQSDYGGDPKVVGSTFYLQGQPATVVGIAPPGFFGDRIRSNPPGLWIPLAMEPAIEGKNSILHVPDSNWLYAVGRLKPGVSTTALQDKMSGSLRQFLAAQPSYSRNGGSASLPKQHVVIVPGGAGIQNLQKETGKGLYLLMTISGLVLLVACANVANLLLARGTTRRADTSVRMALGAARSRLIRQMLTESLLLGCAGGLVGLVVAYAGTRVILALAFPDSPNLPIAASPSLAVLGFAFLLSLLTGVVFGVVPAWITSNSDPAEALRGANRSTRDRSSLPQRSLIVFQAALSLVLLVGAGLLTKSLRNMEHQNFGIQTSNRYVLHLDPAGAGYKPETLPAFYRALEDQFGALPGVQSVGLALYSTLEGNNWGEGVFVSGRPAPGPNDHNNSSWDRVSTRFFKTVGQPIVRGRGFTESDTATSQLVAVVNQTFAKKFFPKEDPVGKHFGVFEQKFSSSFEIVGIVADAKYQNAREEFRPMYFRPLTQTLTGLTDPNEAMAEGRGLFINSVTLFFRSEPQNLDAMVRRTLANINPDLTVLDLHSLDYQVADNFTQERLIARLTMLFGGLALALASVGLYGITSYQVARRTSEIGLRMALGADRGKVVRMVMRSAFVQAGLGLVIGVPIAIFGARAMADQLYGVRSYDPVSLLIAVVVLLGSATVAGFIPARRAANIEPMTALRTE; this comes from the coding sequence ATGCAGGATATTTGGGTGGCGTTGCGTCAGTTCTACAAGTCGCCGGGCTTTGCCATTACTGTTGTGCTGACGATTGCTTTGGGGATTGGGGCAAATACCGCGATCTTTACCCTGGTGCATGCGGTACTGATGAAGTCGCTGCCGGTGGCAGATCCGAAGACGCTGTTTCGTGTGGGCGATCTGGATGACTGCTGCGTCAACGGCGGGTACATCAATGACAATGGCGATTTCGATATGTACTCGTACGAGTTGTACAAGCATCTGCAGGAGACTACGCCGGAGTTTGAACGACTGGCGGCAATGCAGGCGGGGGGGGAACAGAAGACCACGCGGCGAGGCTCGGAGCCGGCGAAGTCTGAACGTGCGCAATATGTCTCGGGCAATTTTTTTACGACGTTTGGGATTGGACCATTTGTGGGGCGAATGCTGACGGATGCGGATGATATGCCGGGTGCGGCTCCGGCGGTGGTGATGAGTTATCAGGCCTGGCAGTCGGACTACGGTGGCGACCCAAAGGTGGTTGGGTCGACGTTTTATCTGCAAGGACAGCCGGCGACGGTGGTTGGGATTGCGCCGCCGGGATTCTTTGGCGATCGGATCAGGAGTAATCCGCCAGGGCTGTGGATTCCGTTGGCGATGGAGCCTGCGATCGAAGGCAAGAATTCGATTCTGCATGTGCCGGACAGCAACTGGCTCTATGCCGTGGGGAGGTTGAAGCCGGGAGTCAGCACGACTGCGCTGCAGGACAAGATGTCGGGTAGCTTGAGACAGTTTCTTGCGGCGCAGCCTAGCTACTCTCGAAACGGTGGATCGGCTAGTCTTCCGAAGCAGCATGTGGTGATCGTGCCGGGTGGCGCGGGAATACAGAATCTGCAGAAGGAGACGGGCAAGGGACTTTATCTGCTGATGACGATCTCGGGGCTGGTGCTGCTGGTGGCCTGCGCGAATGTGGCGAACCTTTTGCTGGCGCGAGGAACGACGCGGAGGGCTGATACCTCTGTGCGGATGGCGCTCGGCGCGGCGAGGAGCAGGTTAATTCGGCAGATGTTGACGGAGAGTTTGCTACTCGGATGTGCGGGTGGTCTGGTCGGATTGGTCGTGGCTTACGCGGGAACGCGTGTGATTTTGGCACTTGCATTTCCTGATTCGCCGAATCTGCCAATTGCGGCGAGTCCTTCCCTGGCGGTGCTGGGGTTTGCATTTTTACTGTCGCTGCTGACGGGAGTCGTGTTTGGGGTGGTTCCGGCCTGGATTACATCGAACTCCGATCCGGCGGAGGCATTGCGGGGGGCGAACCGCTCGACCCGAGATCGGTCTTCGCTGCCACAAAGATCGTTGATTGTGTTTCAGGCGGCGCTGTCGCTGGTGTTGCTGGTGGGTGCGGGGTTGTTGACGAAGAGCCTGCGCAATATGGAGCACCAGAACTTCGGAATTCAGACGTCGAACAGGTATGTGCTGCATCTTGATCCGGCTGGCGCAGGTTATAAGCCGGAGACGCTTCCAGCGTTTTACAGGGCACTGGAGGATCAATTTGGGGCCTTGCCAGGAGTGCAGAGCGTTGGCCTGGCACTGTACAGCACGCTTGAGGGAAACAACTGGGGCGAGGGTGTGTTTGTGAGTGGGCGACCGGCGCCGGGACCAAACGACCATAACAACTCTTCGTGGGACAGAGTGAGTACGCGATTCTTCAAGACTGTAGGACAGCCGATTGTGCGCGGGAGAGGGTTTACCGAGAGTGATACCGCGACTTCGCAGCTGGTGGCAGTGGTGAACCAGACCTTTGCGAAGAAGTTTTTTCCGAAGGAAGACCCCGTCGGGAAGCACTTCGGAGTATTCGAACAGAAGTTTTCGTCTTCGTTTGAGATCGTTGGCATCGTGGCAGATGCCAAATATCAGAATGCGCGCGAGGAGTTCAGGCCGATGTACTTTCGTCCGCTCACACAGACGCTGACGGGGCTGACGGATCCGAATGAAGCCATGGCGGAAGGACGTGGGCTCTTTATCAATTCGGTGACTCTGTTTTTTCGGAGCGAGCCGCAAAATCTTGACGCAATGGTGAGACGAACACTGGCCAATATAAATCCGGACCTGACGGTGCTTGATTTGCATTCGCTGGACTACCAGGTGGCCGACAACTTTACACAGGAGCGGTTGATTGCTCGGCTCACTATGTTGTTTGGCGGACTTGCGCTAGCACTTGCTTCAGTGGGCCTATATGGAATCACGTCATACCAGGTGGCACGAAGAACTAGCGAGATTGGACTGCGGATGGCTCTGGGAGCAGATCGTGGGAAGGTTGTACGGATGGTGATGCGAAGCGCGTTTGTGCAGGCTGGGCTGGGGTTAGTAATTGGAGTACCGATTGCGATCTTCGGAGCGAGGGCGATGGCTGATCAACTGTATGGTGTGCGCTCTTATGATCCGGTGAGTTTGTTGATCGCGGTGGTGGTGCTGCTGGGATCGGCTACGGTTGCGGGATTTATTCCTGCTCGCCGCGCCGCGAATATTGAACCGATGACGGCGTTGCGTACCGAGTAG
- a CDS encoding GYD domain-containing protein, translating to MPTYISLGRWTPQGAHTMKESPARLEAAKKAFAADGVKMLHFFLTMGTHDMVIITEAPNDEVMAKAILSTIAKGGITTQTVRAFTEDEYKGLMKGLQL from the coding sequence ATGCCAACTTATATTTCGCTCGGCCGCTGGACCCCACAAGGGGCGCATACGATGAAGGAGAGTCCTGCGAGGCTGGAGGCCGCGAAGAAAGCGTTTGCGGCGGACGGCGTCAAGATGCTGCACTTTTTTCTGACGATGGGGACTCACGACATGGTCATCATTACCGAAGCACCAAACGATGAGGTGATGGCGAAGGCGATCCTATCGACGATTGCAAAGGGAGGCATTACAACACAGACCGTACGTGCTTTTACGGAAGACGAGTACAAGGGACTCATGAAAGGTCTCCAGCTCTGA
- the hemC gene encoding hydroxymethylbilane synthase yields the protein MSSEHNNPRNPIRIGSRGSQLALWQANHILYALRDAGYHVELEIIRTTGDRMQQPGFVPPPNLDGKGIFIKEIEEALEEGRIDLAVHSLKDLPTKLASQFTLAAIPKRADARDVWVCEPYWALHTLPTGGRIGTTSPRRRAQILALRPDVTFVEVRGNIDTRLRKLEQGQCDALVLAAAGLDRLKRTESVHQRFSPCELCPAPGQGALALETRSESHVIDEARDAYIRSAIAFLEHPYTRFAIEAERTTLDALGGGCSLPIGAHCFHEEGKWKMVAQVVSPDGESMVQVETEATNNSDPINLGLCVADDLKSKGALDLLAAPAV from the coding sequence ATGAGTTCCGAGCACAATAATCCCCGTAATCCCATCCGCATCGGCAGCAGAGGCTCCCAATTAGCCCTCTGGCAGGCCAACCATATCCTCTACGCTCTCCGCGACGCCGGCTATCACGTCGAACTCGAGATCATCCGCACCACCGGCGACCGCATGCAGCAGCCCGGCTTCGTTCCACCGCCGAACCTCGACGGCAAAGGCATCTTCATCAAAGAAATCGAAGAAGCCCTCGAAGAGGGCCGCATCGACCTCGCCGTCCACAGCCTCAAGGATCTCCCCACCAAGCTCGCCTCTCAGTTCACCCTTGCCGCCATCCCAAAACGCGCCGACGCCCGCGACGTCTGGGTCTGCGAGCCATACTGGGCGCTCCATACCCTCCCCACCGGAGGCCGCATCGGCACTACCAGCCCGCGTCGTCGCGCACAGATCCTCGCACTCCGCCCCGACGTCACCTTCGTCGAAGTCCGCGGCAACATCGACACCAGACTCCGCAAGCTCGAGCAGGGCCAATGCGACGCCCTCGTCCTCGCCGCCGCCGGCCTCGACCGCCTCAAGCGCACCGAATCCGTCCACCAGCGCTTCTCTCCCTGTGAACTCTGTCCCGCCCCGGGCCAGGGTGCGCTTGCCCTCGAAACCCGCAGCGAATCGCACGTCATCGACGAAGCCCGCGACGCCTACATCCGAAGCGCCATCGCCTTCCTCGAGCATCCCTACACGCGCTTCGCCATTGAAGCCGAACGCACCACACTCGACGCGCTCGGCGGCGGCTGCTCTCTTCCCATCGGCGCTCACTGCTTCCACGAAGAAGGGAAGTGGAAGATGGTCGCTCAGGTAGTCTCACCCGATGGCGAATCCATGGTCCAGGTCGAAACCGAAGCCACCAACAACTCCGACCCCATCAATCTAGGCCTTTGCGTCGCCGATGATCTCAAATCCAAAGGCGCCCTCGATCTCCTTGCTGCTCCAGCCGTCTGA
- a CDS encoding lipopolysaccharide biosynthesis protein, protein MDTDHPEARQPRLVRILNRVGGGKTPAALFDQGLVSGANFLTNVILARGFGLRDYGVFALAWVAVLFANSLQFALIITPMTSVGPKQDPEERPAYYGAVMVQEVVFALLAALIMYICVRLSAIYFPQWGVGNIAPSMSVATLAYLLQDFLRRYFFCTGQSKRALITDSISYLTQVPIIYWLAHTHRAGISNTLGVIAVTSLLAFLACLRWFEPIILDIQSVKRVFLRHWRISRWLAPTAFMQWGAGNLFLLAAPVYYGAAASAILRAAQNIVAVAHIWFLGLDNVVPAQAARQMRLGGVDGMLRYLKRVFLLWGGVTIAFTSVIASFPTFWLKLTYGQKYASDGTVLRLYALLYLVIFVSGPLRAGLQALEYTAPVFWAYPALIAFSVALAGPFARNLGLNGVILGMCATQLFFQSVIGIALWLRIRKIRHGLQVDVESFSPK, encoded by the coding sequence TTGGACACCGACCATCCCGAAGCAAGGCAGCCCCGACTTGTTCGTATTCTTAATAGAGTCGGAGGAGGCAAAACGCCTGCCGCTCTCTTTGATCAAGGGCTCGTCAGCGGCGCGAACTTCCTGACGAACGTTATTCTCGCCCGCGGCTTCGGGCTAAGAGACTACGGCGTATTTGCGTTAGCTTGGGTCGCGGTCTTATTCGCGAATAGTCTGCAATTCGCTTTGATCATAACGCCGATGACAAGCGTTGGGCCGAAGCAGGATCCCGAAGAACGGCCGGCCTACTATGGCGCAGTCATGGTGCAAGAGGTCGTTTTCGCACTTCTGGCAGCACTGATAATGTACATCTGCGTACGACTCTCCGCGATCTACTTTCCGCAATGGGGAGTCGGGAATATCGCGCCTTCAATGAGCGTCGCAACCCTCGCATATTTGTTACAAGATTTTCTTCGCCGCTATTTTTTTTGCACTGGCCAGAGCAAGCGCGCACTCATCACAGATTCGATCAGTTATCTCACTCAGGTGCCTATCATATATTGGCTGGCACATACCCACAGGGCGGGGATCTCCAACACTCTTGGAGTCATTGCGGTAACGTCGTTGCTAGCGTTCCTGGCTTGCCTGCGGTGGTTTGAACCGATCATTTTGGATATTCAGTCAGTGAAGCGGGTTTTTCTTAGACACTGGCGCATCTCTCGATGGCTTGCTCCAACGGCTTTTATGCAATGGGGCGCAGGCAATTTATTCTTGCTGGCAGCCCCCGTTTACTACGGCGCTGCCGCCTCCGCAATCCTGAGAGCAGCTCAAAATATTGTTGCGGTAGCGCATATCTGGTTTCTTGGGCTCGACAATGTTGTCCCCGCCCAGGCCGCTCGGCAGATGCGGCTCGGAGGTGTTGACGGCATGCTGCGCTACCTCAAACGGGTTTTTCTTCTCTGGGGAGGCGTGACGATAGCGTTCACCTCAGTCATCGCAAGCTTTCCAACCTTTTGGCTTAAACTTACTTATGGGCAAAAGTACGCTTCAGATGGAACTGTACTTCGCTTATACGCTCTTCTTTATCTTGTCATCTTTGTGTCCGGCCCGCTGCGGGCTGGTCTTCAGGCACTTGAATACACTGCTCCCGTATTCTGGGCTTATCCCGCGCTGATTGCGTTTTCTGTAGCGCTGGCTGGCCCTTTTGCCCGCAACCTCGGCCTTAACGGCGTCATCCTGGGCATGTGCGCGACACAGCTCTTCTTTCAAAGTGTCATTGGCATCGCCTTATGGCTCCGCATTCGTAAGATTCGCCATGGATTGCAAGTCGACGTTGAGTCCTTCAGTCCAAAATGA